One part of the Corynebacterium aurimucosum ATCC 700975 genome encodes these proteins:
- a CDS encoding class C sortase — translation MAAPLLERPASPSENEQDDKKTWTFSGLALFACLTAFAGLIVGLYPTTASWFSAREQARLVDLYDSKLDNAKPLSASQLIELAHRYNDRLSAGAALDAFANVPRGTGDLDEDGMSYKDQLRIDGTDVMARIRIPEIDVDLPIYHGTSDEVLNKGAGHLEGTSLPVGGLGTHSVITAHRGLADATMFTNLNKVGIGDRFTIEVAGQVLTYEIRETRVVHPENTRFLKADPNRDLVTLVTCTPLGINTHRILVTAERVTPTPQSDIDAARGASKVGFPWWAVALIGGFLLLAFLFWRAGYMVPAKTKKNESGNESDSGEEQLESNSDDNL, via the coding sequence ATGGCAGCACCCCTTCTTGAGCGCCCTGCGTCTCCTTCAGAAAATGAACAGGATGACAAGAAGACCTGGACGTTTTCGGGCCTTGCCTTGTTTGCCTGCCTGACGGCCTTTGCCGGCTTGATTGTTGGTCTGTATCCCACCACCGCGTCTTGGTTTAGCGCGCGCGAACAGGCACGCTTAGTTGACCTTTATGATTCAAAACTGGACAACGCTAAGCCGCTTAGTGCTAGTCAACTCATTGAATTAGCGCATCGCTACAACGACCGGCTCAGCGCCGGTGCAGCCTTGGACGCTTTTGCCAACGTGCCGCGCGGTACCGGTGACCTGGATGAGGACGGTATGTCCTACAAGGACCAGTTACGCATCGACGGAACCGATGTCATGGCCCGCATTCGTATCCCGGAAATTGACGTTGACTTGCCTATCTACCACGGAACTTCCGATGAGGTGCTCAATAAAGGTGCCGGCCACCTTGAAGGTACGTCGCTGCCTGTCGGAGGGCTAGGCACGCACTCCGTCATTACCGCTCACCGCGGATTAGCGGATGCCACGATGTTCACGAACCTTAACAAGGTAGGAATTGGTGACCGCTTTACCATCGAGGTCGCGGGACAGGTTTTAACCTATGAAATCCGTGAAACACGCGTGGTGCACCCAGAAAACACCCGCTTTTTGAAAGCGGATCCGAATCGTGACTTGGTTACGCTAGTAACGTGTACGCCGCTGGGAATTAACACACACCGTATTCTGGTTACCGCCGAAAGGGTTACTCCGACCCCGCAATCTGATATCGATGCTGCTCGCGGTGCCAGCAAGGTGGGATTCCCATGGTGGGCCGTGGCGCTCATCGGCGGCTTCTTGCTCCTAGCGTTCCTGTTCTGGCGCGCGGGCTATATGGTTCCGGCCAAGACAAAGAAGAATGAGTCCGGCAATGAGTCCGATTCAGGGGAAGAGCAGTTAGAAAGTAATTCAGATGACAACCTCTAA
- a CDS encoding class C sortase: protein MTTSNLQSPSRSTARKRSNRSKGVAAIVMVLCALLGVGILLYPVVATQMNNWEQSKLARQFSDDSSAVSPEQAAAALAEARAFDEAHTGVSLEDPWSSGAPTDSEAYQQYLKVLDDFPAMGQIAIPSINVNLPIYHGTSDTTLLKGVGHLFGTALPLGGEGRRTVLTAHSGIENSTFFDNLEDVQVGDAIFIRNIGETLKYEVRDTEVILPDQLDRLAPEEGKDLVTLVTCTPYGINTHRLLVTAERVDFDPAEAEQALGGDALVWQWWMKLAIGAALALILLMLLGAFRLARKRRRTVAERGVHES from the coding sequence ATGACAACCTCTAATTTGCAATCCCCATCGCGCTCGACAGCCAGGAAACGGTCGAACCGCAGCAAGGGTGTGGCCGCCATCGTGATGGTGCTGTGTGCGCTGCTTGGCGTGGGCATCCTGCTTTACCCTGTAGTGGCCACGCAAATGAATAACTGGGAGCAATCAAAACTGGCCCGCCAGTTCTCGGATGACTCCTCTGCAGTGTCTCCGGAGCAGGCCGCCGCTGCTTTGGCGGAGGCGCGGGCATTCGATGAGGCACATACGGGTGTGAGTCTCGAGGATCCATGGAGTAGCGGGGCGCCAACAGACAGCGAAGCGTATCAGCAGTACCTCAAGGTGCTTGATGATTTCCCAGCTATGGGGCAGATCGCTATTCCTTCCATCAACGTGAACTTGCCCATCTATCACGGCACGAGTGATACCACTCTTCTTAAAGGCGTGGGGCACCTCTTCGGTACGGCGCTGCCGCTCGGCGGTGAAGGTCGGCGCACCGTTTTGACGGCTCATTCTGGTATTGAAAACTCCACCTTCTTTGACAACTTGGAAGATGTCCAGGTTGGTGATGCAATCTTCATTCGCAATATTGGCGAAACTTTGAAGTACGAAGTGCGTGACACAGAGGTCATCCTCCCGGACCAGCTTGACCGCTTGGCCCCTGAAGAGGGGAAGGATCTCGTCACACTCGTAACGTGCACTCCCTATGGAATTAATACACACCGCTTGCTCGTGACAGCTGAGCGCGTGGACTTCGATCCCGCCGAAGCCGAACAGGCCCTGGGCGGTGATGCTCTAGTGTGGCAATGGTGGATGAAGCTAGCTATTGGTGCTGCTCTGGCTTTGATTCTCCTCATGTTGCTCGGGGCGTTCCGCTTAGCCCGTAAGCGGCGTCGCACGGTAGCTGAAAGGGGTGTGCATGAATCTTAG